From Corvus hawaiiensis isolate bCorHaw1 chromosome 13, bCorHaw1.pri.cur, whole genome shotgun sequence, one genomic window encodes:
- the SCG3 gene encoding secretogranin-3 isoform X1, whose amino-acid sequence MFLGLAVALQLLALLASRGHGFPRPAGTDKAIHNRQLSVERPLEEQIAEAEADKNRKIAPTENKPEFRNYSFVDDLNLLKSVAERERNEKERESIRSSLYEQQLAIDDADSTKNRRLVDDYDSTKSGLDYKFQDDPDGLHQLDGTPLTAEDIVQKIAARIYEENDRGVFDKIVSKLLNLGLITESQAYTLEDEVAEVLQQLIANEAKDHEKESEDFDYPASRADSDTKEKQQERMTPSKSDQDSFINEEVDDTLDNTWSSSNVLERRNELPSEDNFEDLQYFPNFYALLKSLNSETETKEKETLITIMKTLIDFVKMMVKYGTITPEEGVSYLENLDTMIAEQTKKKLENPSTKTRTKLTADKSSEEADSTKQEAAKMEKEYEVSKDSTKDEGQNAAGNSEESGGKSEAYLEAIRKNVEWLKKHNKQDYDLSKLRDFIDQQADAYVDKGILDKEEADVIKRIYGSL is encoded by the exons ATGTTCCTCGGGCTGGCGGTCGCGCTGCAGCTGCTGGCGCTGCTGGCGAGCCGGGGGCACGGCTTCCCCAGACCCGCGGGCACAG ATAAAGCTATACACAACAGACAATTAAGTGTAGAAAGACCTTTGGAGGAACAG aTTGCTGAAGCTGAGGCAGACAAGAATAGGAAAATAGCTCCCacag aaaataagCCAGAGTTCAGGAATTATTCCTTTGTTGATGACCTGAACCTGCTAAAATCAGTagcagaaagagagaggaatgaaaaggagagggagtCAATTAGAAGCTCTTTGTATGAACAGCAGCTGGCCATTGATGATGCAGACTCCACCAAGAACCGCAGGCTTGTGGATGACTATGACTCCACTAAAAGCGGGCTGGATTATAAATTCCAAG ATGATCCAGATGGCCTCCATCAATTAGATGGCACTCCTTTGACTGCTGAAGACATTGTTCAAAAAATTGCTGCAAGAATTTATGAGGAAAATGACAGAGGAGTCTTTGACAAGATTGTTTCAAAACTTCTAAATCTGGGGCTA aTCACAGAGAGTCAGGCCTATACCCTGGAAGATGAAGTGGCAGAGGTTTTACAACAGCTAATTGCAAATGAAGCAAAGGATCATGAGAAGGAGTCTGAAGATTTTGATTACCCTGCAAGCAGAGCAGACAGTgatacaaaagaaaagcaacaggaaAGAATG ACACCAAGCAAATCTGATCAGGATAGTTTCATTAATGAAGAAGTTGATGATACACTGGATAACACATGGTCATCATCTAATGTGttggaaagaagaaatgagCTGCCTTCTGAAGATAATTTTGAAGACCTCcaatattttccaaatttttacGCATTATTAAAAAGTCTTAACTCAG agacagagacaaaagagaaagagacCTTGATAACTATCATGAAAACCCTGATTGATTTTGTGAAGATGATGGTTAAATATGGAACAATCACACCAGAAGAAGGAGTTTCCTATCTGG AAAACTTAGATACAATGATAGCTGAGCAGACAAAGAAGAAGCTTGAAAACCCTTCCACTAAAACCAGGACAAAACTAACAGCAG ACAAGAGTAGTGAAGAAGCAGACAGTACAAAGCAAGAAGCAgctaaaatggaaaaggaatatGAAGTTTCGAAGGATTCTACAAAAGATGAAGGACAAAATGCAGCAGGAAACAGTGAAGAATCTGGAG GCAAGTCTGAGGCATACTTGGAAGCAATCAGGAAGAACGTAGAATGGCTGAAAAAACACAATAAACAAG ACTATGATCTTTCAAAGCTGAGAGATTTCATTGACCAGCAGGCTGATGCTTACGTGGACAAGGGCATCCTGGACAAGGAAGAGGCTGATGTAATTAAACGCATCTATGGCAGCCTGTAA
- the SCG3 gene encoding secretogranin-3 isoform X3: protein MFLGLAVALQLLALLASRGHGFPRPAGTDKAIHNRQLSVERPLEEQIAEAEADKNRKIAPTENKPEFRNYSFVDDLNLLKSVAERERNEKERESIRSSLYEQQLAIDDADSTKNRRLVDDYDSTKSGLDYKFQDDPDGLHQLDGTPLTAEDIVQKIAARIYEENDRGVFDKIVSKLLNLGLITESQAYTLEDEVAEVLQQLIANEAKDHEKESEDFDYPASRADSDTKEKQQERMTPSKSDQDSFINEEVDDTLDNTWSSSNVLERRNELPSEDNFEDLQYFPNFYALLKSLNSETETKEKETLITIMKTLIDFVKMMVKYGTITPEEGVSYLENLDTMIAEQTKKKLENPSTKTRTKLTADKSSEEADSTKQEAAKMEKEYEVSKDSTKDEGQNAAGNSEESGGKSEAYLEAIRKNVEWLKKHNKQGNKEDYDLSKLRDFIDQQADAYVDKGILDKEEADVIKRIYGSL, encoded by the exons ATGTTCCTCGGGCTGGCGGTCGCGCTGCAGCTGCTGGCGCTGCTGGCGAGCCGGGGGCACGGCTTCCCCAGACCCGCGGGCACAG ATAAAGCTATACACAACAGACAATTAAGTGTAGAAAGACCTTTGGAGGAACAG aTTGCTGAAGCTGAGGCAGACAAGAATAGGAAAATAGCTCCCacag aaaataagCCAGAGTTCAGGAATTATTCCTTTGTTGATGACCTGAACCTGCTAAAATCAGTagcagaaagagagaggaatgaaaaggagagggagtCAATTAGAAGCTCTTTGTATGAACAGCAGCTGGCCATTGATGATGCAGACTCCACCAAGAACCGCAGGCTTGTGGATGACTATGACTCCACTAAAAGCGGGCTGGATTATAAATTCCAAG ATGATCCAGATGGCCTCCATCAATTAGATGGCACTCCTTTGACTGCTGAAGACATTGTTCAAAAAATTGCTGCAAGAATTTATGAGGAAAATGACAGAGGAGTCTTTGACAAGATTGTTTCAAAACTTCTAAATCTGGGGCTA aTCACAGAGAGTCAGGCCTATACCCTGGAAGATGAAGTGGCAGAGGTTTTACAACAGCTAATTGCAAATGAAGCAAAGGATCATGAGAAGGAGTCTGAAGATTTTGATTACCCTGCAAGCAGAGCAGACAGTgatacaaaagaaaagcaacaggaaAGAATG ACACCAAGCAAATCTGATCAGGATAGTTTCATTAATGAAGAAGTTGATGATACACTGGATAACACATGGTCATCATCTAATGTGttggaaagaagaaatgagCTGCCTTCTGAAGATAATTTTGAAGACCTCcaatattttccaaatttttacGCATTATTAAAAAGTCTTAACTCAG agacagagacaaaagagaaagagacCTTGATAACTATCATGAAAACCCTGATTGATTTTGTGAAGATGATGGTTAAATATGGAACAATCACACCAGAAGAAGGAGTTTCCTATCTGG AAAACTTAGATACAATGATAGCTGAGCAGACAAAGAAGAAGCTTGAAAACCCTTCCACTAAAACCAGGACAAAACTAACAGCAG ACAAGAGTAGTGAAGAAGCAGACAGTACAAAGCAAGAAGCAgctaaaatggaaaaggaatatGAAGTTTCGAAGGATTCTACAAAAGATGAAGGACAAAATGCAGCAGGAAACAGTGAAGAATCTGGAG GCAAGTCTGAGGCATACTTGGAAGCAATCAGGAAGAACGTAGAATGGCTGAAAAAACACAATAAACAAGGTAACAAAGAAG ACTATGATCTTTCAAAGCTGAGAGATTTCATTGACCAGCAGGCTGATGCTTACGTGGACAAGGGCATCCTGGACAAGGAAGAGGCTGATGTAATTAAACGCATCTATGGCAGCCTGTAA
- the SCG3 gene encoding secretogranin-3 isoform X2: MFLGLAVALQLLALLASRGHGFPRPAGTDKAIHNRQLSVERPLEEQIAEAEADKNRKIAPTDDPDGLHQLDGTPLTAEDIVQKIAARIYEENDRGVFDKIVSKLLNLGLITESQAYTLEDEVAEVLQQLIANEAKDHEKESEDFDYPASRADSDTKEKQQERMTPSKSDQDSFINEEVDDTLDNTWSSSNVLERRNELPSEDNFEDLQYFPNFYALLKSLNSETETKEKETLITIMKTLIDFVKMMVKYGTITPEEGVSYLENLDTMIAEQTKKKLENPSTKTRTKLTADKSSEEADSTKQEAAKMEKEYEVSKDSTKDEGQNAAGNSEESGGKSEAYLEAIRKNVEWLKKHNKQGNKEDYDLSKLRDFIDQQADAYVDKGILDKEEADVIKRIYGSL, translated from the exons ATGTTCCTCGGGCTGGCGGTCGCGCTGCAGCTGCTGGCGCTGCTGGCGAGCCGGGGGCACGGCTTCCCCAGACCCGCGGGCACAG ATAAAGCTATACACAACAGACAATTAAGTGTAGAAAGACCTTTGGAGGAACAG aTTGCTGAAGCTGAGGCAGACAAGAATAGGAAAATAGCTCCCacag ATGATCCAGATGGCCTCCATCAATTAGATGGCACTCCTTTGACTGCTGAAGACATTGTTCAAAAAATTGCTGCAAGAATTTATGAGGAAAATGACAGAGGAGTCTTTGACAAGATTGTTTCAAAACTTCTAAATCTGGGGCTA aTCACAGAGAGTCAGGCCTATACCCTGGAAGATGAAGTGGCAGAGGTTTTACAACAGCTAATTGCAAATGAAGCAAAGGATCATGAGAAGGAGTCTGAAGATTTTGATTACCCTGCAAGCAGAGCAGACAGTgatacaaaagaaaagcaacaggaaAGAATG ACACCAAGCAAATCTGATCAGGATAGTTTCATTAATGAAGAAGTTGATGATACACTGGATAACACATGGTCATCATCTAATGTGttggaaagaagaaatgagCTGCCTTCTGAAGATAATTTTGAAGACCTCcaatattttccaaatttttacGCATTATTAAAAAGTCTTAACTCAG agacagagacaaaagagaaagagacCTTGATAACTATCATGAAAACCCTGATTGATTTTGTGAAGATGATGGTTAAATATGGAACAATCACACCAGAAGAAGGAGTTTCCTATCTGG AAAACTTAGATACAATGATAGCTGAGCAGACAAAGAAGAAGCTTGAAAACCCTTCCACTAAAACCAGGACAAAACTAACAGCAG ACAAGAGTAGTGAAGAAGCAGACAGTACAAAGCAAGAAGCAgctaaaatggaaaaggaatatGAAGTTTCGAAGGATTCTACAAAAGATGAAGGACAAAATGCAGCAGGAAACAGTGAAGAATCTGGAG GCAAGTCTGAGGCATACTTGGAAGCAATCAGGAAGAACGTAGAATGGCTGAAAAAACACAATAAACAAGGTAACAAAGAAG ACTATGATCTTTCAAAGCTGAGAGATTTCATTGACCAGCAGGCTGATGCTTACGTGGACAAGGGCATCCTGGACAAGGAAGAGGCTGATGTAATTAAACGCATCTATGGCAGCCTGTAA